In Candidatus Bathyarchaeota archaeon A05DMB-5, a single genomic region encodes these proteins:
- a CDS encoding dihydroorotate dehydrogenase — translation MKDNRLTVNLAGLKLANPTILASGILGYSAETLESIVAGGAGAVVTKSVGLKPRVGYANPTVVQVDCGLINAMGLPNPGIGEFVKEIRQAKKVLNVPLIVSVYGFSEEEYAAVSKKAADAGADALELNVSCPHVKETGSEIGQKPEILSKVVKTVKDAVDKPVFVKLSPNVTSIADIAEAAAKTGADALTAINTVKAMAIDPETTMPILGNKFGGLSGSAIKPIAVRCVYDIYERVKVPIIGCGGIADWRDAVEFFLAGASAVQIGTAIATKGSNVFRTVTRGLNAYLKRKGFKNVGEIVGLSHRY, via the coding sequence TTGAAAGATAATCGTTTAACAGTTAATCTGGCTGGTTTGAAACTTGCAAATCCTACAATTTTGGCTTCTGGAATCTTGGGCTATTCTGCGGAAACATTAGAAAGTATTGTTGCTGGCGGGGCTGGCGCGGTTGTCACAAAATCTGTTGGTTTAAAGCCGAGAGTTGGCTACGCAAATCCGACGGTTGTTCAGGTGGACTGCGGCTTGATTAATGCTATGGGTCTTCCAAACCCTGGAATTGGCGAGTTTGTTAAGGAGATTCGCCAAGCAAAAAAAGTTCTGAATGTTCCTCTAATCGTCAGCGTTTACGGCTTTTCTGAAGAAGAGTATGCGGCGGTGTCAAAGAAGGCAGCAGATGCTGGTGCAGATGCTTTAGAGCTTAACGTTTCATGTCCGCACGTGAAAGAGACTGGTTCAGAAATTGGACAAAAACCAGAAATTTTGTCGAAGGTTGTTAAGACGGTTAAGGATGCTGTAGATAAACCAGTTTTTGTTAAGTTGTCTCCAAACGTTACCAGCATAGCTGACATTGCCGAAGCAGCAGCAAAGACAGGCGCGGACGCTTTAACGGCTATAAACACCGTCAAAGCAATGGCAATCGACCCAGAAACAACCATGCCCATTCTAGGCAACAAGTTCGGCGGACTTTCCGGCTCGGCCATAAAGCCCATAGCGGTGCGATGCGTTTACGATATTTATGAACGGGTTAAAGTGCCGATAATTGGATGCGGTGGAATCGCAGACTGGCGTGACGCGGTGGAATTCTTCCTTGCCGGAGCATCAGCAGTTCAGATTGGAACTGCAATAGCGACTAAAGGCTCAAACGTGTTTAGAACGGTCACGCGTGGATTAAATGCATATTTGAAACGTAAAGGCTTCAAAAACGTTGGTGAGATTGTTGGGTTATCACATCGCTACTAA
- a CDS encoding HAD family hydrolase, which produces MPETRKIKAVLFDLGGTLVKTAHAHEIHRRILEAHGIIVPLDRIAEAHGVNQRELDVEEMARLGQKYWIKWNLRMLERLGIRENREFLARKIDELWWEYAELTVYPDVQETLTELSNKGIKMGIVTNGTEKDFKQVLQRLNLTGYFDIVIGVDACKKAKPRKEIFLHALTKLHMKPEEVIFVGDSVEYDYEGARKAGLKPILIDRDGKGHANLDSIRHLTELLKYV; this is translated from the coding sequence GTGCCCGAAACTAGGAAGATTAAAGCGGTGCTGTTTGACCTTGGAGGGACGCTGGTTAAGACTGCGCATGCTCATGAAATTCACCGAAGAATATTGGAAGCTCATGGAATCATTGTTCCGCTGGACAGAATTGCAGAAGCTCATGGCGTAAATCAGAGAGAGCTTGATGTTGAAGAAATGGCTAGGCTTGGACAGAAGTATTGGATTAAATGGAACTTGAGGATGTTGGAAAGGCTTGGCATAAGGGAAAACAGGGAATTTTTGGCACGGAAAATCGACGAGTTATGGTGGGAATACGCCGAATTGACCGTTTATCCAGACGTGCAAGAAACTCTCACAGAATTATCAAATAAAGGAATAAAAATGGGCATAGTAACGAACGGAACAGAAAAAGACTTCAAACAAGTCCTTCAAAGACTTAACTTAACAGGCTATTTTGACATCGTTATTGGAGTTGACGCTTGCAAGAAGGCAAAACCTCGCAAGGAAATTTTTCTCCACGCACTTACAAAACTTCACATGAAGCCTGAAGAAGTAATTTTTGTTGGAGACTCTGTTGAGTATGATTATGAAGGCGCGCGGAAAGCTGGATTAAAGCCTATATTGATTGACAGAGATGGAAAAGGACATGCAAATTTGGATTCGATAAGGCATTTGACTGAGCTGCTAAAATATGTTTAA
- a CDS encoding aminotransferase class V-fold PLP-dependent enzyme, giving the protein MEDIKKIREQFPITKNKVFLNHAAQSPLPKPVADALRKCVDEFSNFGDTSIKWNDGGKPFFAKLIGAKPEEVALVENTSMGLNIAANVLTHPRGSKIVTTDLEYPSVVYPWLRKGLDVKVDYVKNVNGKILLEDVEKAVDDKTVAVAVSHVEYVNGFRHDLRALSEIAHEHGAYLIVDAIQSVGTMPIDVKRDNVDFLATACYKWLLSPPGTGYLYVKEELIEKFEPTFVGWASVKQEIFETIDFWDIWSLKLSDTASRFEVGSPGFISFIGTMEALKLLLEFGL; this is encoded by the coding sequence ATGGAAGACATAAAGAAGATTCGCGAACAATTTCCAATAACCAAAAACAAAGTGTTTTTGAACCATGCCGCGCAGTCGCCTCTTCCAAAACCAGTTGCTGATGCTCTTCGCAAATGCGTTGACGAATTCTCGAATTTCGGAGACACTTCGATTAAATGGAACGACGGCGGAAAACCCTTTTTTGCGAAACTAATCGGCGCCAAACCAGAAGAAGTCGCGCTTGTCGAAAACACCTCCATGGGATTGAATATAGCCGCAAATGTGCTCACTCATCCACGTGGCTCAAAAATTGTCACGACCGACTTGGAATATCCGTCAGTGGTTTATCCTTGGCTGCGTAAGGGTTTAGACGTGAAAGTTGATTACGTGAAAAATGTAAATGGCAAAATCTTGCTTGAAGATGTGGAGAAAGCTGTTGACGACAAGACTGTGGCAGTTGCAGTAAGCCACGTTGAATACGTTAACGGTTTTCGCCATGACTTGCGGGCTTTAAGCGAAATAGCTCATGAACACGGAGCCTACCTAATCGTTGACGCAATACAATCAGTTGGCACCATGCCAATAGATGTAAAAAGGGACAATGTGGACTTTTTGGCTACGGCATGTTACAAGTGGCTTCTAAGCCCTCCCGGAACAGGCTACCTTTACGTTAAAGAGGAACTTATCGAAAAATTTGAGCCAACATTCGTCGGTTGGGCGAGTGTGAAGCAAGAAATTTTCGAAACCATAGATTTCTGGGACATTTGGAGCTTGAAACTTTCTGACACGGCAAGCCGTTTTGAAGTCGGCTCGCCGGGATTCATAAGTTTCATTGGCACGATGGAAGCCTTGAAATTACTATTAGAGTTTGGCTTGTAA
- a CDS encoding fibrillarin-like rRNA/tRNA 2'-O-methyltransferase codes for MHVNVKPHPQFPAIYQVTLEDGAQRLATRNLTPGRNVYGERLIRCEGVEYRVWDAFRSKLAAAINKNLKTVPIKPNHIVLYLGAASGTTASHISDIVSEKGRVYCVEFASRAIRELVNNVCAYRLNMLPILEDARFPEKYAVFISGKVDDIYCDIAQPEQAKVLADNADLFLKKHGWVMLAVKSQSIDVTKEPSEVYKQETKVLKSRGFDIEEVVHLEPYDKAHAMIVAQFY; via the coding sequence GTGCACGTAAACGTTAAGCCTCATCCGCAATTCCCAGCAATCTACCAAGTAACATTAGAAGATGGAGCCCAAAGGCTGGCAACGCGGAATCTTACGCCTGGAAGAAACGTGTATGGCGAGAGGTTAATACGCTGTGAAGGCGTTGAATACCGCGTCTGGGATGCTTTCCGCAGTAAGCTCGCAGCAGCTATAAACAAAAATTTGAAAACTGTCCCTATAAAGCCAAATCATATAGTGCTTTATCTTGGCGCTGCCTCTGGAACCACTGCCAGTCACATTTCAGACATTGTCAGCGAAAAAGGACGCGTTTACTGTGTGGAATTCGCATCCAGAGCCATAAGAGAACTTGTGAACAACGTTTGCGCTTATAGACTTAACATGTTGCCAATTCTTGAAGACGCGCGGTTTCCAGAGAAATACGCCGTGTTTATCAGCGGAAAAGTTGATGACATTTACTGCGACATCGCCCAGCCGGAACAAGCAAAAGTTCTCGCAGACAACGCGGACTTATTCCTTAAAAAACACGGATGGGTAATGCTTGCCGTAAAATCCCAAAGCATAGACGTAACAAAAGAACCCTCAGAAGTCTACAAACAAGAAACCAAAGTGTTGAAAAGCCGTGGTTTCGACATCGAAGAAGTCGTCCATTTGGAACCCTACGATAAAGCGCATGCCATGATAGTGGCCCAGTTCTACTGA
- a CDS encoding TIGR04076 family protein, with the protein MSLVEVTVKSQKGKCAFGHKVGDKIVFDGKSVKGNICYSALMVILPKVYAMCYGVEFPWAEDKNVICNACPDAENPVVFEIRRIKK; encoded by the coding sequence ATGTCTCTTGTTGAAGTTACCGTGAAAAGCCAAAAAGGCAAATGTGCTTTCGGGCATAAGGTTGGCGACAAGATAGTTTTTGACGGCAAATCCGTGAAGGGCAACATTTGCTACAGTGCGTTAATGGTGATTCTTCCGAAGGTCTACGCTATGTGTTATGGCGTAGAGTTTCCGTGGGCAGAAGACAAAAACGTGATATGCAATGCGTGTCCAGACGCAGAAAACCCGGTGGTCTTCGAAATCCGCCGCATCAAAAAATGA
- a CDS encoding helix-turn-helix domain-containing protein, giving the protein MVYREREEKKAPETVLKEAGFSVSEKCCVRHSCFDYAARKGDNVVFIKFQVDIDSFSFDDSQELKLVSKCVSAAYFLVSERTREKPLEDDTVYKRYDVFAVTSKTFENIVLHKIYPLIQAGPGGYYVEIDGETIKRRRQELGLSAGEAAEMIGISRRTLYGYERGMAKASVATAYNLIYALGAPVAKPVNVFEKPKNQRKCTLLRTAGNVIAKNRLLAKICSKFSRSHVTMVKRAPFDFVITVPEEEMKIIGGVANDRERTLNRRVEEILSVSRIIKAHPVLITEKQKPPNKDIPCIYRDDLSKIRKPEDIICMV; this is encoded by the coding sequence ATGGTTTATAGGGAGAGGGAGGAGAAAAAAGCTCCAGAGACTGTGCTGAAAGAAGCGGGTTTCAGCGTTTCTGAGAAATGTTGTGTTAGGCACAGTTGTTTTGATTATGCAGCGCGAAAGGGCGACAATGTTGTTTTCATAAAGTTTCAAGTGGACATTGACAGTTTCTCCTTCGATGATTCACAAGAGCTTAAACTCGTGTCCAAGTGCGTCTCAGCAGCATATTTTCTTGTAAGCGAAAGAACACGTGAAAAACCATTAGAAGATGACACAGTTTACAAAAGATATGATGTTTTTGCAGTCACATCCAAAACTTTCGAGAACATCGTGCTTCACAAAATCTATCCACTAATTCAAGCAGGTCCAGGCGGCTATTACGTTGAGATTGACGGTGAAACAATTAAGCGCAGAAGACAAGAGCTAGGTCTATCTGCAGGCGAAGCGGCGGAAATGATTGGTATATCACGGCGAACTCTTTATGGTTATGAACGTGGCATGGCTAAAGCTTCAGTTGCGACTGCTTATAATTTGATTTATGCTCTTGGAGCGCCCGTTGCCAAGCCAGTAAATGTTTTCGAGAAACCTAAAAATCAACGTAAATGTACCTTGCTGAGAACGGCTGGAAATGTTATAGCAAAAAATAGACTTCTTGCCAAAATTTGCAGCAAATTTTCGCGTTCCCATGTCACAATGGTGAAAAGGGCACCTTTCGATTTTGTCATAACAGTTCCAGAAGAAGAAATGAAAATTATCGGTGGAGTGGCAAACGACCGAGAACGTACACTCAACCGTAGGGTAGAGGAAATTTTAAGCGTCAGCCGAATAATCAAAGCACATCCAGTACTGATAACAGAAAAACAAAAACCACCAAACAAGGACATACCATGCATTTACCGTGATGACCTCTCTAAAATCAGAAAACCAGAAGATATAATCTGCATGGTTTAA
- a CDS encoding ribonuclease HII translates to MVAGVDDAGRGSIIGPLVIAGVLMQEEDIPRLVQLGVKDSKLLSPHRREILAAEIKRIAKNYAVMKLTPREIDYVVETGRKLHKLNRLEAQTMAKVIETLKPDIAYVDASDVLEERFKEHILEELSFKIPIISEHKADRKYPIVSAASIIAKVERDKEIAGLARRYGDLGCGYPTDQKTLEFLQQCLKKFGEYPEFVRKSWKPAKKAKKENDSRQAKLV, encoded by the coding sequence CTGGTTGCAGGCGTTGACGATGCAGGACGCGGTTCCATAATCGGTCCACTGGTAATTGCTGGAGTGCTAATGCAAGAAGAGGACATACCCAGACTTGTGCAATTAGGCGTTAAAGACTCAAAACTGTTGTCTCCACACCGAAGAGAAATCCTCGCAGCAGAAATCAAACGCATCGCCAAAAATTATGCAGTAATGAAGTTGACACCGAGAGAAATTGACTATGTTGTTGAGACTGGCAGAAAACTTCACAAGCTCAACCGTCTGGAAGCGCAAACCATGGCGAAAGTGATAGAAACGCTAAAGCCGGACATCGCGTATGTGGATGCTTCGGATGTTCTGGAAGAACGATTTAAAGAGCACATTCTAGAGGAGTTATCATTCAAAATACCTATAATATCTGAACATAAAGCTGACAGAAAATATCCCATAGTCTCAGCAGCGTCAATAATAGCTAAAGTAGAACGTGACAAAGAAATTGCAGGGCTTGCACGCAGATATGGCGATTTAGGATGCGGCTATCCCACAGACCAGAAGACACTTGAGTTTCTCCAGCAATGTCTGAAAAAATTTGGCGAATACCCTGAGTTTGTTAGAAAATCTTGGAAGCCCGCCAAAAAAGCCAAGAAGGAAAATGATTCTCGTCAGGCTAAGCTAGTTTAA
- a CDS encoding dihydroorotate dehydrogenase electron transfer subunit, translated as MVRLLGYHIATNKLRTTQIQSIKTETQTVKTFAFKDKLCAKAKPGQFLMLWIPGVDEIPFSILDAREDGSVAVAVRKVGEATSALHNKRIGEIIGIRGPFGNGFTAKKGKVLMVAGGTGVFPLLFLSRKIKPKATRLVFIIGAKTREELFFIDEIERFCGKENVVASTEDGSYGVKCLASESLELLLCKEKFDMIYTCGPELMMRKVLDLAEKHGIALEASLERLMRCAIGLCGSCVIGKYRVCRDGPIFSAQQLIKVKTEFGKFKRDFDGRKISF; from the coding sequence TTGGTGAGATTGTTGGGTTATCACATCGCTACTAACAAACTGAGAACTACGCAAATTCAGAGCATAAAAACTGAAACGCAAACAGTGAAAACCTTCGCCTTCAAAGATAAGCTATGCGCCAAAGCTAAGCCTGGGCAGTTTCTAATGCTTTGGATTCCTGGCGTGGACGAAATCCCGTTCAGCATATTAGATGCACGAGAAGATGGAAGTGTTGCCGTAGCTGTGAGAAAGGTTGGAGAAGCGACAAGCGCCTTGCATAACAAAAGGATTGGTGAAATTATTGGCATACGTGGTCCGTTTGGCAATGGCTTTACGGCGAAAAAAGGAAAAGTGCTTATGGTTGCTGGCGGAACTGGTGTTTTTCCACTTTTGTTTCTCTCCAGAAAAATCAAGCCAAAAGCGACAAGACTTGTCTTCATAATAGGAGCAAAAACAAGAGAAGAGCTCTTTTTCATAGACGAAATTGAAAGATTCTGCGGTAAAGAAAATGTTGTTGCGTCAACCGAGGACGGCAGTTATGGCGTAAAATGCTTAGCTTCAGAATCACTGGAACTGCTTTTGTGCAAAGAAAAGTTTGACATGATTTACACTTGTGGACCGGAGCTGATGATGCGGAAGGTTTTGGATTTGGCTGAAAAGCATGGAATAGCGTTGGAAGCAAGTTTGGAACGTTTAATGCGTTGTGCTATAGGCTTGTGTGGAAGCTGCGTCATAGGCAAATACCGTGTCTGCAGGGATGGTCCAATTTTCAGTGCCCAGCAATTAATTAAAGTTAAGACAGAGTTTGGAAAGTTTAAGCGTGATTTTGACGGAAGAAAAATATCCTTTTAA
- a CDS encoding C/D box methylation guide ribonucleoprotein complex aNOP56 subunit (functions along with aFIB and aL7a; guides 2'-O-methylation of ribose to specific sites in RNAs), producing the protein MKATIIECAFGILAFSEENALVEKVLFSKNPQNAAKTITKIESGKIVDEVASLIELLKKKGYNKFVFENASLAKEAEKLGITTEIAKPSRAGELVRSNMERFAVETGFVKNAEEFNVWTHNVTMEIAKLRVKGAVEKRDLIIAQAIQTLDDLDKTINLFMSRVREWYGIHFPELDRLIDKHETYARLILELGNRENFTVEALEKHDMSKSKAGQIAKTAEASMGADLAEADLKQIQTLCKDVLNLYQLRENMEKYLETAMEEVAPNVKAIVGALLGARLIAISGGLTNLARRPASTIQVLGAEKALFRSLKSGARPPKHGIIFQHTYLHEAKKWQRGKIARALAGKLAIAARSDAFGGRYIGDDLKADLEKRLEEIREKYTEPPQIPEKKPQQEKKWRKNKRARKR; encoded by the coding sequence ATGAAAGCAACAATAATTGAATGCGCGTTTGGGATACTTGCTTTTAGCGAAGAAAACGCGCTTGTTGAGAAAGTTTTATTTTCAAAAAACCCTCAGAACGCCGCTAAAACCATTACAAAAATTGAATCTGGAAAAATCGTGGACGAAGTTGCCAGTTTGATTGAGTTATTAAAGAAAAAAGGCTATAACAAGTTTGTTTTTGAAAACGCAAGTCTCGCCAAAGAAGCGGAAAAACTGGGAATCACGACAGAAATTGCTAAGCCTTCACGCGCTGGCGAACTGGTTCGTTCTAACATGGAAAGGTTTGCGGTTGAAACAGGATTTGTAAAGAACGCAGAAGAATTTAATGTGTGGACGCATAACGTCACAATGGAAATCGCTAAGCTCCGAGTCAAAGGCGCAGTGGAGAAAAGAGACCTAATCATTGCTCAAGCCATTCAAACGCTTGATGATTTAGATAAGACAATAAACTTGTTCATGAGTCGCGTGAGAGAATGGTACGGAATTCACTTTCCAGAACTTGACCGCCTAATTGACAAGCACGAAACCTACGCACGCTTAATTTTGGAGCTTGGCAACCGAGAAAATTTCACAGTCGAAGCGCTTGAAAAACATGACATGTCAAAATCAAAAGCTGGACAAATAGCCAAAACAGCCGAAGCTTCTATGGGCGCAGACCTCGCTGAAGCAGACCTCAAACAAATTCAAACCCTATGCAAAGACGTGCTTAACCTATACCAACTCAGAGAGAACATGGAAAAATACTTAGAAACAGCCATGGAAGAAGTCGCGCCAAACGTGAAAGCCATAGTCGGCGCATTACTCGGCGCACGCCTAATTGCCATCTCAGGCGGATTAACAAACCTAGCAAGACGACCAGCAAGCACAATCCAAGTTTTAGGAGCAGAAAAAGCCCTATTCCGCTCGTTAAAGTCTGGAGCAAGACCGCCAAAACACGGAATAATCTTTCAGCACACCTACTTGCATGAAGCCAAAAAATGGCAAAGAGGCAAAATCGCACGGGCTTTAGCTGGAAAACTAGCCATAGCCGCGAGGTCAGATGCCTTCGGAGGCAGATACATAGGCGACGATTTGAAAGCTGACTTGGAAAAGAGACTTGAAGAAATCCGCGAAAAATACACTGAACCACCGCAAATTCCAGAAAAGAAACCTCAACAAGAGAAAAAGTGGAGAAAGAACAAACGTGCACGTAAACGTTAA
- a CDS encoding YbjQ family protein, protein MVVVTTPELPGHGIVKVLGVVHGLTVRTRGVGGKFVASVEGIFGGEVTSYTSECEKARRESLERLIENAREKGANAVIGVDFETSDILQGTATIFAAYGTAVIAKPLEKGP, encoded by the coding sequence ATTGTCGTGGTTACGACACCAGAATTGCCTGGGCATGGAATAGTTAAGGTTTTAGGCGTTGTGCATGGGTTAACAGTGAGAACTAGAGGAGTTGGCGGAAAATTCGTCGCTAGCGTTGAAGGAATTTTCGGTGGAGAAGTGACTTCTTACACTTCTGAATGCGAAAAGGCAAGAAGAGAATCATTGGAGAGACTTATTGAGAACGCTAGAGAAAAAGGTGCAAACGCAGTTATAGGCGTGGATTTTGAAACAAGCGACATACTCCAAGGCACAGCTACAATCTTCGCAGCCTACGGAACAGCAGTAATCGCAAAACCGTTAGAAAAAGGTCCATGA
- a CDS encoding zinc ribbon domain-containing protein produces the protein MPECKKCGSKVEEDMSFCPKCGAPLKVEAISTGQPPTAQRPKDEKEEKHEKHEKHEKEKAEKHEKKEYAFLGPLIGGIVLIIIGLSSYLEVTGALDVQTRRMMWALFIIIIGVLIIFGAFYYTMTARKKYPKP, from the coding sequence ATGCCTGAATGCAAAAAATGCGGTTCCAAAGTTGAAGAAGACATGAGTTTCTGTCCAAAATGTGGAGCACCATTAAAAGTCGAGGCAATTTCTACTGGACAGCCTCCGACGGCTCAGCGTCCTAAAGACGAAAAAGAAGAGAAGCACGAGAAACATGAGAAACATGAAAAAGAGAAGGCGGAAAAGCACGAGAAGAAGGAATACGCCTTTTTAGGACCGCTTATCGGCGGCATAGTCTTGATTATTATAGGCTTAAGTTCTTATCTTGAAGTTACCGGTGCTCTTGATGTGCAAACAAGAAGAATGATGTGGGCTTTGTTCATAATCATAATTGGCGTACTCATAATATTTGGCGCGTTCTACTATACAATGACGGCAAGAAAGAAGTATCCTAAGCCCTAG